The Streptococcus oralis DNA window ATCTTAGTAACATTGAGTATGAGTGAACTAATCAAAACAGATACAGAACTAAAGGCCATGGCTAGACCAGCCAGTTCTGGATTGAGAACGAGACCAATTCCTGAAAAGACTCCTGCTGCAATCGGAATACCAATGAGGTTATAGATAGAAGCCCAGAAAAGATTGAGTAGAATACGATTAAAGGTCTTCTTACTCATATCAAAAGCACGTGCCAATCCTAGTAAATTGTTGGTTGTAAGGACAAGATCTGCGGATTCAATGGCAATATCTGTCCCAGAGCCCATGGCAATTCCGACATCCGCTACACTGAGGGCTGGCGCATCATTGATGCCATCTCCAACAAAGGCAAGTTTACCATTCTTTTGAAGCTTGTGAATTTCATGTGCCTTTTCCTCTGGCAAGACATTTGCAATCACTTCTTCAATTCCAATTTGCTCTGCAATCGCATGCGCTACTCCAGCATTATCTCCGGTAAGCATGACCGTTCTAAGACCACGTTTTTTCAATTTAGCAATAGCTTCTCGAGCATTTTCCTTAGGGACATCCTGCAAGGCAATTAAGCCTTTTAACTGACCATCCACGGATAGGAAGACAACTGTTTTTGCTTCTTTCTCAAGCAAATCAAATCGTTCTTGATAATCATGTGGAATAGCAAGGTCAGCTAAGAGCTTAGCATTCCCCAGCAAGACTTGTTTACCATTAATAATCCCAGTCACACCTTTTCCATGCAAGGCTTGGAAGTTTTCCACTGGGTAAAGGCTAATTCCTAGTTCAGATGCACGATTAACAATAGCTTGAGCTAGCGGGTGTTGAGATACATCTTCCAGTGAAGCAGCCAAGCTGATCACTTCTCCTTCATCTCCGACAACATCTGTCACTACTGGCTTCCCTTCGGTCAAGGTTCCTGTCTTATCAAAAACAACCGTTTGGACTTTTTGGATTTCCTGTAGAACTGTACCATTTTTGAGAAGAACCCCCATCTTGGCACTTCGTCCTGTTCCAACCATGAGTGCTGTCGGTGTCGCGAGTCCTAGTGCACAAGGACAGGCAATTATCAAAACTGCTACTCCATAAAGAAGAGAAGTCACAAAGCTATCTCCAAGTAAAACAAACCAGACCCAAAAAGTAAGAAGTCCTAAAATGACAACTGCTGGTACAAAAATCCCAGAAATCTTGTCGGTCAAATCTTGAATAGGAGCACGACTCGTTTGCGCTTTCTTCACAAAGTCCACAATCTGAGCCAACATAGTCTCAGAACCAACTTTTTCAGCTCTAAAGATGATCGTACCACTATTATTGATGGTTGAACCAATGACAGTATCACCGGCAGACTTATCTACTGGAATACTTTCCCCAGTCACCATTGACTCATCAATACTAGTTTCACCTTCTAAAACAATACCATCAACGGCAATTTTTTCACCTGGTCGAACGCGAATGAGATCCCCAACTTTGACTTGTTCTAGAGGTATTTGAACATAAACATCATCACGCAAAACCTCTGCTGTTTTTGCTTGTAGGTCTAATAATTTTTCGACTGCTTGCGAAGCGTTTTTGCGCATGCGTTCTTCAAATACTGCACCTAAAAGAATGAAGAAGAGGAGAAATCCTGCAATTTCAAAATAAACAGGCAAACCAGTGAAGAGTGCAACTAAACTATAGACATAAGCTACCAAGGTTCCTAGAGCTACCAAACTATCCATGTTGGCGTTATGTTTTTTAAAGCTAGCCCAAGCACTTCTGATATAAGGAACTCCAGATACCAACATAATGGGGGTCGTAGCTAAGAAAGTTCCCCAAAGCATGACTTGGTGACTAATTCCTCCTGTCGACAACCCAATCATGAGAATCACAAGAGGCACAGTAAAGATACTAGTAATCCAAAAACGCTGTAAAAGTGATAGAGATTTTCGAGTCTTCTCAACTACGGTATAACTCCCCTTTTGCATCTTCATGCCACATGAAAATTCATGCTCACCCAATTCTTGAGGAGTAAAGCGAATGGCTTTCTCCTCATCTACGCCGATTGGTTCTAGGATCCCTTCTTCTTCGAAGAGAACTTCTTTATAACAGTTTGATGGTGTCACACGATGAAAGGTAATCTCAGCAGGAATCCCTTTTTGCAGTTGAATGTGGGCTGGATGGTAGCCTTTGTCTGCCGTAATACGGATTTTTTGAACACCATTTTTAAGGCTTGCTTTTACAATTTCAGTCATAATATTCTCCTATTCTACAATCATCTTACCGTGCATCATATTCATGCCACAAGAGAAACCATACTCACCTGCTTCTTCAGGTGTGATTTCAACCACATATTGGTCTCCCATAGGCAGATCTGCATGCACTCCAAAGTCTGGAAAAACGATTTGATCCAAGCAAGGTGAAGGATCCTTGCGGTCAAAGATAATACGTGCTGGCACTGATTTTTTAAGAATAATCAACTCAGGAGTATAGCCCCCCATGACTTCCACTCGAATCTCTTGGTAGCCCTTTTTTTGCTGAGCTCTCTTAGCATCTTCTTGCGGTTTTTTGAAAAACCAAAAGAGGATAAAAGCAATCATTCCTAAAACAACAATAGATACAAATAGATTTAACATAGCGTCTCCTTTACATACAATTACATCTTACTTCTGTTACAGCGCTTGATTTCTTCTTAGAAATCACAGCTTCTAAGTCTTCTAAGTCAGCCTGAGTAAAATCACATTCCACTATCAATTCAGCCAACAAGTTCTTAATCCTACGAGAACAAACCTTGTCTTTGATATCTTGGACAAGCAAGTCTCGACTTTGATCCAGAGTTAAAAGTGCTGAATAGACAAAGGACTTGCCTTCTTTTTTCCTTGTCAGACACTCTTTCTCAACCAAACGAGCCAAAAGAGTTTGAATGGTCGACTTGGACCAGTCAAACCGTTCCGCCAGAACCCTGATCAAATCCGTACTGGTCTGCTCTCCTTGCATCCAAATAATCTTCATGACCTGCCATTCTGCATCTGAAATCTGCATAATCACACCTCCTAAATCTACATTTGTCAATTATAACTCTTAGTATACTCTCAAAATCTACATTTGTCAACTATAATTTTTATTATTTTTTCGAAAAATAGAATTCTAATCATGTAACGAGAGATTTGCAGTCAAATTTTACTATATAAACTATAAAAATATGCTATACTGAAGAAAAAAGAAAACAACCACTAGGGGTGCGTAAAGCTGAGATTAACGACTGTTAGATCCCTTTGACTCAATCTAGGTAATGCTAGCTGATGGAAGTGGAAATGATAATGAGGACTACTTGTCTTCTATTGCTTTCCTCAAACAGACTAGCTTGTTCTTAAGAATGCAAACTTCAGTTGGTTGGGAGGTTTTAGATGACTTATTTACCCGTTGCTCTAACTATTGCAGGGACTGACCCTAGTGGCGGTGCTGGCATTATGGCTGATTTGAAGTCATTCCAAGCTAGAGATGTCTATGGAATGGCCGTTGTGACCAGTCTTGTCGCTCAAAATAC harbors:
- a CDS encoding CopY/TcrY family copper transport repressor, with translation MQISDAEWQVMKIIWMQGEQTSTDLIRVLAERFDWSKSTIQTLLARLVEKECLTRKKEGKSFVYSALLTLDQSRDLLVQDIKDKVCSRRIKNLLAELIVECDFTQADLEDLEAVISKKKSSAVTEVRCNCM
- a CDS encoding heavy metal translocating P-type ATPase; its protein translation is MTEIVKASLKNGVQKIRITADKGYHPAHIQLQKGIPAEITFHRVTPSNCYKEVLFEEEGILEPIGVDEEKAIRFTPQELGEHEFSCGMKMQKGSYTVVEKTRKSLSLLQRFWITSIFTVPLVILMIGLSTGGISHQVMLWGTFLATTPIMLVSGVPYIRSAWASFKKHNANMDSLVALGTLVAYVYSLVALFTGLPVYFEIAGFLLFFILLGAVFEERMRKNASQAVEKLLDLQAKTAEVLRDDVYVQIPLEQVKVGDLIRVRPGEKIAVDGIVLEGETSIDESMVTGESIPVDKSAGDTVIGSTINNSGTIIFRAEKVGSETMLAQIVDFVKKAQTSRAPIQDLTDKISGIFVPAVVILGLLTFWVWFVLLGDSFVTSLLYGVAVLIIACPCALGLATPTALMVGTGRSAKMGVLLKNGTVLQEIQKVQTVVFDKTGTLTEGKPVVTDVVGDEGEVISLAASLEDVSQHPLAQAIVNRASELGISLYPVENFQALHGKGVTGIINGKQVLLGNAKLLADLAIPHDYQERFDLLEKEAKTVVFLSVDGQLKGLIALQDVPKENAREAIAKLKKRGLRTVMLTGDNAGVAHAIAEQIGIEEVIANVLPEEKAHEIHKLQKNGKLAFVGDGINDAPALSVADVGIAMGSGTDIAIESADLVLTTNNLLGLARAFDMSKKTFNRILLNLFWASIYNLIGIPIAAGVFSGIGLVLNPELAGLAMAFSSVSVLISSLILNVTKID
- a CDS encoding cupredoxin domain-containing protein gives rise to the protein MLNLFVSIVVLGMIAFILFWFFKKPQEDAKRAQQKKGYQEIRVEVMGGYTPELIILKKSVPARIIFDRKDPSPCLDQIVFPDFGVHADLPMGDQYVVEITPEEAGEYGFSCGMNMMHGKMIVE